The following nucleotide sequence is from Rubrobacter radiotolerans DSM 5868.
CGACATGACGAGCACGACGATGCGCGCGGCGAGGTACGCCCCCGTCGCGAGCCCGCCGTCGAAGATGCGGACGAACCCGAGCTCGAAGAGAAGGTTCCCCTCCCGCGAGAAGAGCACCTGGAAAAAGATCGTAAGGGCGATAATGAAGAGCACCGGCCGCAGGAAGGCGAGAAAACGCCTCACCGGGACGCCGCTCACCCGGACCATCAGCGCGATAAAGCCAGCAAAGAAAAGAAAACCCCACACCGACCCGACAAGAAAGACCCCGACGACGAGCGCAACGGAGGCGACGATCTTTGCTCGCGGGTCGAGCCCGTGCAGCGCCGACTCGCCGGGGTAGAACTGCCCGACCCCGCGCACCAAAGCCTACGCTCCTCCCTCCGGTTCTTTCTCCATCACCCGCCGGAGCGCGCGAACCGTCTCCTCGAAACGGACCGGCCTCCCGACCCGCTCCTCCCCGACAAGCTCCGCAACGAGCGAGGCGACCCGGACGGTCTCGGGCGCGTCCACTCCGGCCCTGCCGTAGAAGACCTCCCCGGGGCTACCGAGCGCCCTGACCCGCCCGTCCTCCATGACGCAGACCCTGTCGGAGACCTCCGCTACCTCGTCGAGGTCGTGCGAGACAAGAACGACGGAGACGCCGGAGTCCCGAAGGTCCCGCACGAGGTCGAGAAGCCCCTCGCGCGCGAGCGGGTCGAGCCCGGCGGTCGGCTCGTCGAGCACGACGACCTCCGGTCCCATCGCGAGAATGCCCGCGATCGCGACCCGCCGCCGCTCCCCGCCCGAGAGCGCGAACGGCGAACGCTCGGCCAGGTGCCCCACGCCGAGCCTCCCGAGCGCGGCCTCCGTTCTGCGCTCGACCTCCCGGGCATCGAGGCCGAGCTGCCGCGGGGCGAAGGAGACGTCCTCC
It contains:
- a CDS encoding energy-coupling factor ABC transporter ATP-binding protein; the protein is MRITVEDLCHVYSPGTDFEKVALSGVSLTVEPEEVLAVVGGTGSGKSTLVQHLNGLLAPTGGRVLVDGTDARELKKSDLRRRVGLVFQFPEAALFAPTVREDVSFAPRQLGLDAREVERRTEAALGRLGVGHLAERSPFALSGGERRRVAIAGILAMGPEVVVLDEPTAGLDPLAREGLLDLVRDLRDSGVSVVLVSHDLDEVAEVSDRVCVMEDGRVRALGSPGEVFYGRAGVDAPETVRVASLVAELVGEERVGRPVRFEETVRALRRVMEKEPEGGA